One Oscillatoria sp. FACHB-1406 DNA window includes the following coding sequences:
- a CDS encoding NDP-sugar synthase, translating into MKAMILAAGKGTRVRPITYTIPKPLIPILQKPVMEFLLELLRAHGFNEVMVNVSHLAEELESYFRDGQRFGVHIAYSFEGRIEDGRLIGEALGSAGGLRRVQDFNPFFDDTFIVLCGDALIDLDLTAAVKAHKEKGAIASIVTKTVPKDQVSSYGVVVTNEDGRITAFQEKPSIEEALSTEINTGIYIFEPEIIDYIPPNQEYDLGSELFPKLVEMEAPFYGIPMDFEWVDIGKVPDYWQAVRGVLTGEIKNVSIPGTEIAPGIYTGLNVAANWDKISIQGPVYIGGMTRIEDGATIVGPTMIGPNCWICKDATVDNSVIFEYSRLGAGVRLVDKLVFGRYCVDKSGASIDLQAAALDWLITDARQIPPHREPPERDAIEELRAKS; encoded by the coding sequence ATGAAGGCCATGATTTTGGCGGCTGGGAAGGGAACGCGCGTTCGTCCGATTACTTATACGATTCCCAAGCCTTTGATTCCGATTTTACAAAAACCCGTGATGGAGTTTTTGCTGGAGTTACTGCGCGCGCATGGCTTCAACGAAGTGATGGTCAATGTCAGCCATCTCGCTGAAGAACTTGAAAGTTATTTCCGCGACGGGCAGCGCTTTGGGGTTCACATTGCTTATTCGTTTGAAGGACGCATTGAAGACGGTCGATTGATTGGGGAGGCTTTGGGGTCTGCGGGCGGTCTGAGACGCGTTCAAGATTTCAACCCTTTCTTCGACGATACCTTTATTGTCCTCTGCGGCGATGCGTTGATCGATTTAGATTTAACGGCGGCGGTTAAAGCTCATAAAGAAAAAGGTGCGATCGCGAGTATTGTTACAAAAACCGTCCCCAAAGACCAGGTTTCTAGCTACGGTGTTGTCGTCACTAACGAGGACGGGCGCATTACAGCCTTCCAAGAAAAACCCAGCATTGAAGAAGCGCTCAGTACCGAGATCAATACCGGGATTTATATCTTCGAGCCGGAAATCATCGACTACATTCCCCCCAACCAAGAATACGACCTCGGTAGCGAACTCTTTCCCAAACTGGTCGAGATGGAAGCCCCCTTCTACGGCATCCCAATGGACTTTGAATGGGTCGATATCGGAAAAGTCCCCGACTACTGGCAGGCGGTTCGCGGCGTTTTAACCGGCGAGATTAAAAATGTGTCCATTCCCGGAACCGAAATCGCGCCCGGAATTTACACCGGTCTTAACGTTGCAGCCAACTGGGATAAAATTTCGATTCAAGGGCCGGTTTATATTGGCGGCATGACTCGGATTGAAGATGGGGCGACCATTGTCGGCCCAACGATGATCGGTCCCAACTGCTGGATTTGTAAAGATGCCACAGTGGATAACAGTGTCATTTTTGAATACTCGCGTTTGGGAGCGGGGGTTAGACTGGTCGATAAACTGGTCTTCGGTCGCTACTGCGTCGATAAAAGCGGAGCTTCCATCGATTTGCAAGCTGCCGCCCTCGATTGGCTAATTACCGACGCGCGGCAAATTCCGCCCCACCGAGAACCCCCAGAACGCGACGCGATCGAGGAGTTGCGCGCGAAAAGCTGA
- the pipX gene encoding transcriptional coactivator PipX codes for MENNESYLNHPTFGLLYKICSVEANQELFTTLYAQRLFFLVTSSTNGVSFAPIGRSDARLLVENRMRQLRRLGSLSEYAELQGIHRKTWI; via the coding sequence ATGGAGAATAACGAAAGCTATCTGAATCATCCAACATTCGGTCTGCTTTACAAAATTTGCTCGGTGGAAGCGAATCAAGAACTGTTTACGACGCTCTACGCTCAGCGTCTTTTTTTCTTAGTGACTAGCAGTACGAACGGCGTATCTTTTGCGCCGATTGGTCGCTCGGACGCTCGCCTCTTGGTAGAAAATCGGATGCGCCAACTTCGCCGCCTCGGTTCCTTGTCCGAGTATGCAGAGCTTCAAGGCATTCATCGAAAAACCTGGATTTGA
- a CDS encoding prepilin-type N-terminal cleavage/methylation domain-containing protein: MQPTLKLRLLAAASHAAKVRSADAIGITLIELLVVVVIIGIVAGIAVPGWLAFVQRHQLNKSRSEVFQALMAAKSNATRDKLTWQFSLREKNNRVQWAIHLASNGEFIPATVLNNEAYWQNLERGVRIDPETTIRTVNEQGRVLFNRHGCPVYDIDDECGSTSLQALGRIALQPEKGGKLKRCVIVSTVIGAMRLAREQPKANDSGKYCY; this comes from the coding sequence ATGCAACCTACCTTGAAGTTACGCTTGCTAGCGGCGGCGAGTCATGCGGCTAAAGTGAGATCGGCAGATGCGATCGGCATCACGTTAATCGAATTGTTAGTGGTCGTTGTTATCATCGGGATCGTAGCGGGGATTGCGGTTCCGGGTTGGCTGGCTTTCGTGCAGCGCCACCAACTTAATAAGTCGCGCAGTGAGGTTTTTCAAGCGCTGATGGCGGCGAAGAGCAATGCGACGCGCGATAAGCTGACTTGGCAGTTCAGTCTCCGGGAAAAGAACAACCGCGTTCAGTGGGCGATTCATCTGGCGAGCAACGGTGAGTTTATTCCAGCGACGGTTCTCAATAATGAGGCATATTGGCAAAATTTAGAGCGTGGCGTTCGCATCGACCCAGAAACGACGATTAGAACAGTCAACGAACAAGGACGAGTTCTTTTTAACCGTCATGGTTGTCCGGTTTACGATATTGACGATGAGTGCGGTTCGACTTCGCTGCAAGCTTTGGGACGAATCGCGTTACAACCGGAAAAGGGCGGCAAGCTCAAGCGCTGCGTGATCGTTTCGACAGTTATTGGAGCGATGCGCCTAGCTCGGGAGCAGCCGAAAGCGAATGATAGCGGTAAATATTGCTACTGA
- a CDS encoding prepilin-type N-terminal cleavage/methylation domain-containing protein yields the protein MRLLKHKLFKQLLLSTRAAPESKEKSGFTLIELLVVVVIIGVIAAIAAPGWLGFMQQRRVNATYNEVLQKVREAQSEAKKKKLDYSLSFRIDPDTKLPQAAIHPTRLLYESSGSLKSSPDAAMNSYWSSGRLGKDIGLKSGQVLVLTNLKKGSNTIENAKIEVIKEQNDEIRSITFDEMGVLKEPVSLGTDDPDPLKSTLSIVLAQPKGTGSTEAVPGSKRCVMVRTLLGGLTPGRRQYDANSNAEGCP from the coding sequence ATGCGCTTGCTCAAGCATAAACTTTTTAAACAACTCTTGCTTTCAACTCGTGCCGCTCCTGAATCGAAAGAAAAGAGTGGATTTACTCTAATTGAGTTATTAGTTGTTGTTGTTATTATCGGCGTTATTGCTGCTATTGCTGCTCCAGGGTGGCTTGGCTTTATGCAACAACGCCGTGTTAATGCTACTTATAATGAAGTTCTTCAAAAAGTCAGAGAAGCTCAAAGCGAAGCGAAAAAGAAAAAGTTGGATTATAGTCTTAGTTTTCGCATCGATCCCGACACAAAACTACCTCAAGCGGCAATTCACCCGACTAGACTTCTTTACGAAAGTTCGGGGTCATTAAAGTCTTCACCTGATGCAGCGATGAACTCTTATTGGAGTTCAGGAAGATTGGGGAAAGATATTGGATTAAAGAGCGGTCAAGTTTTGGTTTTAACAAATCTGAAAAAAGGGAGTAATACGATTGAAAATGCAAAGATCGAGGTCATTAAAGAGCAAAATGATGAAATTCGGAGTATTACGTTTGATGAGATGGGGGTACTTAAAGAACCTGTGAGTTTAGGAACCGACGATCCCGATCCTCTCAAAAGCACTTTGAGTATCGTTCTCGCGCAGCCGAAAGGCACAGGATCCACCGAAGCAGTTCCAGGCTCGAAACGTTGCGTAATGGTGCGGACGCTCCTGGGCGGGCTGACTCCCGGCCGTCGCCAGTACGATGCGAACAGCAATGCAGAGGGCTGTCCGTAA
- the hpsC gene encoding hormogonium polysaccharide secretion pseudopilin HpsC, with amino-acid sequence METLKFLIATRLKQVKVSQSSDGFTLIEILVALLIAFFVITPLLGLAVNLLDTDRREQAKATSEQEIQAAADFIARDLQQAVFIYDPVKGLTRNRSTTSADSGIKDQIPPNTGDISGCKSSNCVPVLAFWKRRRVTDAIARDSASGGGVNCNEPSNAANCDDTFVYSLVTYYLIKDDSSTDPWSSAARIGRFEITDGVKNLKGDYEASGRSRKERRPGFKMFDLNLGGATVAEKMNQWERANETYSANDMQIVVDYIDRTEVDNGQSEKKFQTCPVDLDSNQVNRWTITKPDTTPKPSPGFYVCVNTEKNIARVFLRGNAWARITPIRSGNPDYSNDALKKLSSYFPTATAEVRGIGGLRE; translated from the coding sequence ATGGAAACTCTTAAATTTTTAATTGCAACTCGCCTCAAACAGGTCAAAGTTTCTCAATCGAGCGACGGTTTTACCTTAATTGAAATCCTCGTTGCTTTGCTAATTGCGTTTTTTGTAATTACTCCTTTGCTGGGCTTAGCTGTGAATTTACTCGATACAGACCGCCGAGAACAGGCAAAAGCAACTTCAGAACAAGAAATTCAAGCTGCTGCCGATTTCATTGCTAGAGATTTGCAGCAAGCAGTGTTCATCTACGACCCAGTGAAGGGGTTGACAAGGAATCGCAGTACGACTTCTGCTGATTCTGGAATCAAAGATCAAATTCCTCCAAATACAGGCGACATAAGCGGTTGTAAATCTTCAAACTGCGTTCCAGTTTTAGCATTTTGGAAGCGACGTAGGGTTACAGATGCTATAGCGAGAGATTCTGCTAGTGGGGGTGGGGTTAATTGTAATGAGCCTAGTAATGCGGCAAACTGTGACGATACTTTTGTGTATTCCTTAGTCACCTATTATCTAATCAAAGACGATAGTTCTACAGATCCTTGGTCATCGGCTGCTCGTATCGGACGCTTTGAAATTACTGATGGGGTCAAAAATCTTAAGGGCGATTACGAGGCATCAGGGCGCTCTCGCAAAGAAAGAAGACCGGGATTTAAGATGTTCGATCTTAATTTGGGCGGGGCAACTGTTGCTGAAAAAATGAATCAGTGGGAGCGAGCAAACGAGACCTATTCAGCCAATGATATGCAAATTGTAGTTGATTACATCGATCGCACCGAGGTTGACAATGGGCAGTCCGAGAAAAAATTTCAGACTTGCCCAGTAGATTTGGATTCCAATCAAGTAAATAGATGGACGATAACAAAACCAGATACAACACCCAAACCCTCTCCTGGTTTCTATGTTTGCGTCAACACGGAAAAGAATATCGCTCGAGTTTTCCTCAGAGGCAATGCTTGGGCAAGAATTACACCGATCCGTTCCGGCAATCCAGATTATAGCAATGACGCTTTGAAAAAACTCTCGTCTTACTTTCCGACTGCAACAGCAGAAGTTCGAGGGATAGGTGGATTGAGAGAGTAA
- the hpsB gene encoding hormogonium polysaccharide secretion pseudopilin HpsB translates to MNFKLKLLRHLLKDNTQGLTIIEGLLAIVIVTLLIVAIGPVLAFAAATRIQARRVELASQAATAYLDSVRSTSLKPPPIVSPNGTPAETLSKLDAPATSLSCNKADISTYGGYCANPEVGQASILYCVDRNNNGECTTADDRKDFVIQAARALTSNGSSYLLSIRVYRADSFGAGLTLLKKSPNKPESKASILAGGSGNRVAPVVELTTEIPAS, encoded by the coding sequence ATGAACTTTAAACTCAAACTCCTCCGACACCTGCTCAAAGATAATACCCAAGGTCTGACCATTATCGAGGGTTTGCTTGCTATTGTCATTGTTACTCTGTTGATTGTAGCGATTGGTCCCGTGCTTGCTTTTGCTGCTGCGACTCGCATCCAAGCGCGGCGCGTCGAACTTGCCTCGCAAGCTGCCACTGCTTACCTCGACTCAGTACGCTCTACCTCGCTTAAGCCCCCTCCAATAGTTTCTCCAAACGGAACTCCTGCTGAAACCCTTAGTAAGCTTGATGCTCCAGCCACAAGTCTTAGTTGTAACAAAGCTGATATAAGTACATATGGGGGTTATTGTGCAAATCCTGAAGTCGGTCAGGCATCCATTTTATATTGCGTAGATCGCAATAATAATGGCGAGTGTACCACAGCAGACGATCGCAAAGACTTTGTAATCCAAGCAGCTAGAGCTTTAACTTCTAATGGAAGTAGTTACTTACTAAGTATACGAGTTTATCGCGCCGACTCGTTTGGGGCTGGATTAACTCTGCTCAAAAAAAGCCCTAACAAACCTGAAAGCAAAGCTAGTATTCTTGCTGGTGGAAGTGGCAATCGTGTTGCTCCAGTCGTAGAATTGACAACAGAAATTCCGGCAAGTTGA
- the hpsA gene encoding hormogonium polysaccharide biosynthesis protein HpsA — protein sequence MSNSRRKPKPFIKAFRRISSEILRKISLLLDSLKDWTLRRLRANGRNRDRATAGFVLPTAVMVILVVTLLTTAIVIRSTDRAKNASNYRVNQVTLNASLPAIERAKKKIDKLFTDPNLPQGAPSDLSFYSVLKSTQYNLSDEIRVQLAVDIPNGTPQNNGLPNDKVSTTAWRYPVDTDNNGKFDSFTLYGIYFRTPPKDAKGFSRERSPLEARTPPQDNVKLTANCAAAGTSASLVGADGWFRVSGNLKKSFYVYTVTVPITNKDQADLGANNDKYENYSGNRGFTGLEYQQDRVKIPFGNNAVVYEDDLNLYSGAPLKLNGRVLTSSNLVISANSNSENLRIYQVSSPNSCFYEEENGKILVGGNVGFGIIGTTGNLKPTNIHLFPGKGNKPTVNTNYISQKSESSVNDDADVLAYNNKAYEDRIALLVKAALEKNANSSSDPESVRNNTTRFVTEDKMTESEAREKALNQWFRDLTRRVPYAEVPFGVEENLSTADAIDGEGTDWLRPRNKNWIFPTELIDNDAKKSRKTATTTKLNLLPEQLPALDPKTRINEKEIGDRILVGNGLPASFYNEKTKNFETNRGEFTNEAGQQSIEATKWKGSDAIRYRKSQVSQGVDIGQTDRNGSWEKDSATYPDNSLDDKGGLRIVTGAGVYLPAKPNDMNSASKIVWPDWMPAIPNAAKPGDIDISPTAIPWLTADTLKDRDPAGSKNRPFLRMRASAVYHYTYRNGEEPIACVSSYYDPTDSNTAQNRADANVSGGLAYFPISASDTVNKYNVDGTADGQSNNGITYGVGRTSSGTGQNDADLLQQAELVYPNGRLVNPLLRQALSKSHGDRTRSEKTAIDSTLCALNILGLAGSTITPNESTPIGRLPHGAIQEIAFLDAREVKQLEYDRGTENKPSENSYDDTSYSFQPTDKSQTKFINEKTVNNNSSKRSEYDRPIELRQPMEIRATVLDLDVLRKQTVGQVFGNVDEYLIPNSGIVYVSRDDALPDASNKQALPWGSGSAPAADQTSLELAKHELDTSEPGKPRPKDRLSATDFWLDPTRRSSGVLLINGRRIARAPDNKFRAEEKGLILASNLPVYIKAQSAAGDSVTNTPGFNVHDREEFSDIKLQSDPSWSQFYDRTTLDTSFACRKDDPRLNCNPGDQWRSVSILADTISLLSDSFRFGFRNEGDFDLRNNQVDNGFRNIKVPRTTDDLTKFVVEAKNSTPAIDSIEEKRLDNGFFDNNFVTNGLSSEMTVAGISDKYKDKNYAEKDSNPRLYSSYFNNFVTPIQRRNKFSEYLMETCTKLLISECDSGKDWSVDGTIKASNKIGDGTINTKLSSTYKAGTTARPPQPDYQKYARRVAFLRQTPDITGIKVNGVAVSPLPSEGSLILDNTKAPIPLGIDSNTIKCYTSKDNVELTTAAGGTITCDAGSPPQTSTDNTLLFRTVDGDDRYKFPDNEIYKSDKKLYFADDLNRKVRAGQTKDLNSNGTIEPEEDATKAQPLLVPILQIHVTEKTDDSTMIGAINRGNQYQNHWLPWANSTDSIAPSFNAILIAGDSPGRTQEFNGALANFPHFTENWARDRQVSGSTVSYRARIEGSFIQLKRSAYATGPYWHLLDPVANVNGTFTTTIAAANATNDFLFRYPQFYKANGQRNQTYEAPSRQWGFDVGLLSQLPDALAKKLNRNSSEAPSEYYRETSRDDAWTKTLLCATQFTNAGDPRGNTRPAVNNDQRPQNCVSP from the coding sequence ATGTCTAATTCCAGACGCAAACCCAAGCCCTTTATCAAAGCCTTTCGCCGCATCTCCAGCGAAATCCTGCGAAAAATAAGTCTTTTGCTCGACAGTTTGAAGGACTGGACGCTTCGGAGACTGCGGGCGAACGGGCGGAATCGCGATCGCGCGACAGCCGGTTTTGTCCTGCCCACTGCCGTGATGGTAATTTTGGTGGTGACGCTGTTGACCACCGCGATCGTCATTCGCTCCACCGATCGCGCTAAGAATGCTAGTAACTATCGGGTGAACCAGGTAACGTTGAATGCTTCGTTACCCGCGATCGAGCGCGCTAAAAAGAAAATCGACAAACTCTTCACCGATCCCAACCTGCCTCAAGGTGCGCCCTCCGATTTATCCTTTTACAGCGTACTTAAATCCACTCAGTACAATCTAAGCGACGAAATTCGCGTTCAGCTTGCCGTAGATATACCTAACGGCACGCCCCAGAATAATGGACTGCCTAATGATAAAGTTTCAACGACAGCATGGCGCTATCCTGTAGATACTGACAATAATGGTAAGTTTGATAGCTTCACGCTGTACGGGATTTACTTCCGGACACCGCCTAAAGATGCGAAGGGTTTTTCTCGTGAGAGATCGCCCCTTGAAGCGAGAACGCCTCCCCAAGATAACGTCAAGCTTACCGCTAACTGCGCTGCCGCAGGAACAAGTGCTAGTTTAGTCGGGGCAGATGGTTGGTTCCGAGTCAGCGGCAATTTGAAAAAGAGTTTTTATGTTTATACCGTAACCGTACCCATTACTAACAAAGATCAGGCTGACCTAGGAGCCAATAATGATAAATATGAAAATTACAGTGGAAATAGGGGTTTTACGGGTTTAGAGTATCAGCAAGACCGAGTAAAAATTCCTTTTGGGAATAATGCCGTTGTCTATGAAGATGACTTAAATCTCTACTCTGGTGCGCCGCTCAAACTCAACGGACGGGTTCTCACAAGCAGTAATCTTGTAATTTCGGCTAATAGTAACTCTGAAAACTTAAGAATTTATCAGGTTAGTAGCCCTAACTCTTGTTTTTACGAGGAAGAAAACGGCAAAATCTTAGTGGGTGGGAACGTTGGCTTCGGAATTATTGGTACAACCGGAAATCTCAAGCCTACCAATATTCATCTTTTTCCAGGTAAAGGAAATAAACCAACTGTTAATACAAATTATATTTCTCAAAAATCAGAATCATCAGTAAATGACGATGCAGATGTTCTTGCTTACAACAATAAGGCTTATGAAGACAGAATCGCTTTGTTAGTTAAGGCAGCCCTCGAAAAAAATGCAAATTCTTCATCAGATCCAGAATCAGTCAGAAACAATACAACTCGATTTGTGACTGAAGATAAAATGACAGAGAGTGAAGCAAGAGAAAAAGCATTGAATCAATGGTTTAGAGACTTGACTCGCCGAGTTCCTTACGCCGAAGTACCTTTTGGAGTTGAGGAGAACTTGTCTACCGCCGATGCAATTGATGGAGAAGGGACTGATTGGCTTCGTCCCAGAAACAAAAATTGGATATTTCCGACTGAACTTATTGATAACGACGCAAAGAAAAGCAGAAAAACTGCCACGACAACGAAGTTAAACTTGTTGCCAGAACAATTGCCCGCCCTCGATCCGAAAACTCGGATCAATGAGAAAGAGATTGGCGATCGTATCCTAGTCGGCAACGGTCTACCTGCTTCTTTCTATAACGAAAAGACAAAGAATTTTGAAACCAACAGGGGTGAATTTACTAACGAGGCAGGTCAGCAGTCAATCGAAGCAACCAAATGGAAAGGTAGCGATGCAATTCGCTATCGCAAATCTCAAGTCTCACAGGGTGTCGATATCGGTCAAACCGATCGCAACGGTAGCTGGGAAAAAGATAGTGCTACATACCCTGACAATTCCCTTGATGATAAAGGAGGATTGCGAATCGTCACTGGGGCTGGGGTTTATTTACCTGCCAAACCCAATGATATGAATTCAGCCTCAAAGATAGTGTGGCCGGACTGGATGCCAGCAATTCCTAACGCTGCTAAACCTGGAGACATCGATATATCACCGACTGCGATCCCGTGGCTCACAGCAGATACGCTTAAAGATCGAGATCCGGCAGGCAGTAAAAACCGTCCTTTCCTGCGGATGCGAGCCAGCGCAGTATACCACTATACCTATAGGAACGGCGAAGAACCTATTGCCTGCGTTAGCAGTTACTACGACCCGACCGACAGCAATACAGCCCAAAATCGTGCCGATGCAAATGTCAGTGGAGGGTTAGCCTATTTCCCCATCTCCGCCAGTGATACCGTCAACAAATACAACGTGGATGGTACCGCAGACGGTCAATCCAACAACGGTATTACTTATGGGGTTGGTAGAACTTCATCCGGTACGGGTCAAAACGATGCAGATTTACTTCAACAAGCCGAATTGGTCTACCCCAACGGTCGCTTAGTCAACCCCTTATTACGCCAAGCGCTATCGAAGTCTCATGGAGACCGCACGCGTTCTGAAAAAACAGCGATTGACTCTACCCTCTGTGCTTTAAACATTCTCGGATTGGCAGGAAGTACAATTACTCCCAACGAAAGCACGCCGATTGGGAGATTGCCCCACGGCGCTATTCAAGAAATTGCGTTTCTAGACGCTCGGGAAGTTAAACAACTTGAATACGACCGAGGAACGGAAAACAAGCCGAGTGAAAATAGCTACGACGATACAAGTTACTCTTTTCAACCAACCGACAAGTCGCAAACGAAGTTTATCAATGAGAAAACTGTTAATAATAACAGTAGTAAGCGCTCTGAATACGACCGTCCAATCGAACTGCGCCAACCGATGGAAATCAGAGCGACTGTTCTCGATCTCGACGTACTGCGCAAGCAAACTGTAGGTCAAGTCTTCGGTAATGTTGATGAATATTTAATACCGAACAGTGGCATCGTTTATGTTTCCCGCGATGATGCACTGCCCGATGCCAGCAACAAACAAGCATTACCGTGGGGAAGCGGTTCGGCACCAGCAGCAGACCAGACTAGTCTGGAACTCGCCAAACACGAATTAGATACGAGCGAACCCGGCAAACCTCGTCCTAAAGATCGCCTCAGCGCCACAGATTTCTGGCTAGACCCCACCCGGCGTTCCAGCGGCGTTTTGCTCATTAACGGCCGACGCATTGCGCGAGCGCCTGACAATAAATTCAGAGCCGAAGAAAAAGGTCTGATTCTTGCTTCAAATCTCCCAGTTTACATTAAAGCCCAGTCCGCTGCTGGCGACTCGGTAACGAATACTCCAGGCTTTAATGTTCACGACAGAGAGGAATTTTCGGACATTAAATTGCAAAGCGATCCCTCCTGGTCTCAATTCTATGACCGAACGACGCTCGATACCTCCTTTGCTTGCCGCAAGGATGACCCTCGACTTAATTGCAATCCGGGAGATCAATGGCGCTCTGTATCTATTCTTGCCGATACCATCTCTCTCCTCTCCGATAGTTTCCGCTTTGGTTTCCGTAATGAAGGCGATTTCGATCTGAGAAATAATCAGGTGGATAACGGCTTCCGCAATATCAAAGTCCCTCGAACGACCGACGATCTAACAAAATTTGTAGTAGAGGCAAAAAATTCCACCCCAGCTATAGACTCAATCGAGGAGAAGCGCCTCGATAATGGCTTCTTTGACAATAACTTTGTCACGAACGGTCTCTCCAGCGAAATGACGGTGGCAGGGATATCAGACAAATATAAGGATAAAAATTACGCAGAGAAAGACTCTAATCCACGGCTGTATAGCTCCTACTTCAACAACTTTGTTACACCGATTCAGCGTCGGAATAAATTCTCAGAATATTTGATGGAAACTTGTACAAAGCTCCTAATATCTGAGTGCGACTCCGGAAAAGATTGGTCGGTTGATGGGACGATAAAAGCTTCCAACAAAATTGGCGACGGTACAATCAATACCAAACTCAGTTCTACTTATAAAGCGGGTACAACTGCTCGACCGCCCCAGCCAGATTATCAAAAATACGCTCGTCGCGTTGCATTCTTACGCCAAACTCCAGATATCACAGGTATCAAAGTAAATGGAGTAGCCGTTTCTCCTTTACCCTCTGAGGGGAGCCTCATTTTAGACAACACGAAAGCTCCTATCCCTTTAGGAATCGATAGCAATACAATCAAATGTTACACTTCTAAGGATAATGTTGAATTGACAACAGCCGCCGGAGGAACGATTACGTGCGATGCAGGCTCTCCTCCCCAGACATCAACAGACAATACTCTACTGTTCCGAACTGTAGATGGTGACGATCGCTATAAATTCCCTGACAACGAAATTTACAAGTCTGATAAAAAGCTGTACTTTGCGGATGACTTAAACAGAAAGGTTCGTGCCGGACAAACGAAGGATTTGAATAGTAATGGAACGATTGAGCCAGAAGAAGATGCAACCAAGGCACAACCCCTCTTAGTTCCTATTCTTCAGATTCACGTCACTGAAAAAACTGACGATTCAACAATGATAGGTGCTATTAACCGAGGTAATCAGTATCAGAATCATTGGTTGCCCTGGGCAAATAGTACGGACTCTATAGCACCCAGCTTTAACGCAATCTTAATCGCTGGTGATAGCCCCGGACGGACGCAAGAATTTAATGGCGCTCTGGCTAACTTTCCTCACTTTACGGAAAACTGGGCAAGAGACCGTCAGGTTAGCGGCAGCACGGTATCATATCGCGCCAGAATTGAAGGCTCGTTCATTCAGCTTAAACGTAGCGCTTATGCAACGGGTCCCTATTGGCATCTTTTAGACCCTGTAGCCAATGTTAATGGAACCTTTACGACGACGATTGCAGCAGCTAATGCTACTAACGACTTTCTCTTCCGCTATCCTCAGTTCTACAAAGCAAACGGTCAACGCAACCAGACTTACGAAGCACCATCGCGTCAATGGGGTTTTGATGTCGGCTTACTCTCGCAGCTTCCAGATGCTTTGGCTAAGAAACTGAATCGCAACTCCAGTGAAGCACCCAGCGAATATTACCGAGAAACCAGCCGCGATGACGCATGGACGAAAACGCTGTTATGTGCAACTCAGTTCACAAACGCAGGAGACCCAAGAGGAAATACAAGACCAGCCGTCAATAACGACCAACGCCCTCAAAATTGTGTTTCTCCTTAA
- a CDS encoding A/G-specific adenine glycosylase: protein MNSEAQLAEYFQRNPAGIRFAGRVQWFRRQLTAWGKVNLRDFPWRNTRDAYAIFVAECLLQKTDAATVLPFYKTFLERYPTLSDLAAASVAEVGELLQPLGLFFRAERLVEAAKLLQTQYDGKIPQTEAELLKLPGVGKYTARSLLAHAFAQPASILDTNVARIFERFFGLQGDRVKSRCPILWKATEIALPASNVSRWNLILLDFGAAVCTARNPRCGECPLRSRCQFLNH from the coding sequence ATGAATTCCGAAGCACAACTTGCAGAATACTTTCAACGCAATCCCGCAGGGATCCGCTTCGCGGGGCGCGTCCAGTGGTTTCGCCGCCAACTGACGGCTTGGGGAAAGGTGAATCTGCGCGATTTTCCTTGGCGCAACACGCGCGATGCTTATGCCATTTTCGTGGCTGAATGTTTGCTACAAAAAACCGATGCAGCAACCGTGTTGCCTTTTTACAAAACGTTTCTAGAACGCTATCCAACTTTATCGGATTTAGCCGCCGCTTCCGTTGCAGAGGTGGGGGAGTTGCTGCAACCATTAGGCTTGTTTTTTCGCGCAGAACGCTTGGTTGAGGCGGCAAAATTACTGCAAACTCAATACGATGGCAAAATTCCGCAAACGGAAGCTGAGTTGCTGAAACTGCCGGGAGTGGGGAAATATACGGCGCGATCGCTCCTTGCCCACGCCTTCGCCCAGCCCGCCAGCATTCTCGATACTAACGTTGCGCGCATTTTCGAGCGTTTTTTTGGGCTGCAAGGCGATCGCGTTAAATCTCGCTGTCCTATTCTTTGGAAAGCTACCGAAATCGCACTTCCCGCCAGCAATGTCAGCCGTTGGAACTTAATTTTACTTGACTTTGGGGCAGCAGTATGTACCGCTCGCAATCCCCGTTGCGGCGAATGTCCATTGCGATCGCGCTGTCAATTCCTCAACCATTAG